From Solwaraspora sp. WMMD1047, the proteins below share one genomic window:
- a CDS encoding class I SAM-dependent methyltransferase, protein MTATDSSVPVDTDKLMAFVFRAVEEVGAAINCALVVMGDQLGYYRDLAEHGPTTAAELADRTATGEPYAREWLNAQAAGGFVEYDPGTGRYTLPPEHAVALTDETSPAFLPGFFQIAHGTVRDAPMVLAAARAATGVGWHQRNTDVHAGCERFFRPGYAANLVTSWLPALDGVVEKLERGARVADVGCGHGASTILMAQAYPRSTFVGSDYHPASITTARERAADASLRDRTRFEIAAASDVPGDGYDLVTMFDSLHDMGDPVAAGRRVRDVLAADGTWMIVEPAAGDRVEDNLNPVSRAYYGFSTLLCTPASLSQPVGAALGTQAGPARIREVATQAGFTSFRLAAQTPFNHVYEARP, encoded by the coding sequence ATGACCGCAACCGACTCGTCCGTACCGGTCGACACCGACAAGCTGATGGCGTTCGTGTTCCGTGCCGTCGAGGAGGTCGGCGCGGCGATCAACTGCGCCCTGGTGGTGATGGGCGACCAGCTGGGCTACTACCGGGACCTGGCCGAGCACGGACCCACCACGGCGGCCGAACTGGCCGACCGGACGGCTACCGGCGAGCCGTACGCCCGTGAGTGGCTGAACGCCCAGGCCGCGGGCGGCTTTGTCGAGTACGACCCGGGCACCGGCCGGTACACGCTGCCCCCGGAGCACGCGGTGGCGTTGACGGACGAGACCAGCCCCGCGTTTCTGCCCGGCTTCTTCCAGATCGCGCACGGCACCGTCCGGGACGCGCCGATGGTGCTCGCGGCGGCCCGCGCCGCGACCGGGGTGGGCTGGCACCAACGCAACACCGACGTGCACGCGGGATGCGAGCGGTTCTTCCGCCCCGGGTACGCCGCCAACCTCGTCACGTCCTGGCTACCCGCCCTCGACGGCGTGGTCGAGAAGCTGGAGCGTGGCGCGCGGGTGGCTGATGTCGGGTGCGGTCACGGTGCCTCGACGATCCTGATGGCCCAGGCGTACCCCCGGTCCACCTTCGTCGGCTCGGACTACCACCCGGCTTCGATCACCACGGCACGGGAACGGGCCGCCGACGCCAGCCTTCGCGACCGGACGCGGTTCGAGATCGCCGCCGCATCGGACGTCCCGGGCGACGGCTACGACCTGGTGACCATGTTCGACAGCCTCCACGACATGGGCGACCCCGTAGCCGCGGGCCGGCGGGTCCGCGACGTCCTCGCCGCCGACGGCACCTGGATGATCGTCGAACCGGCGGCGGGTGACCGCGTCGAGGACAACCTGAATCCGGTCAGCCGCGCCTACTACGGGTTCTCCACGCTGTTGTGCACGCCGGCGTCCCTGTCCCAACCGGTCGGTGCGGCGCTGGGCACCCAGGCCGGCCCGGCCCGGATCCGCGAGGTGGCGACCCAGGCCGGGTTCACCAGCTTCCGGCTCGCCGCGCAGACCCCTTTCAACCACGTGTACGAAGCCCGGCCGTAG
- a CDS encoding vanadium-dependent haloperoxidase, which yields MTDRRFAARDARIRAAEAEFARHIPHQLSNGEESDHPFVANYSKGLPHNEFGEVEPAAYGLLRRAATTMRSEDFERIPLAGKRPLVNPQAGLSFDLQGPDPQALAIRPAPRIDSAENSGEMIELYWMALLRDVPFTRFDTHDLAAEAATELTGLSDFRGPRQDGEVTPQVLFRGNTRGDVVGPYLSQFLLRDIQYGTLLIPQLQDTLEPGPDDKPVDHLIGFKEWLAVQDGAMPPEDTRNQKVRRYIQTPRDLAHYVHFDALYEAYLNAALILLHAKAPVDAGNPYTFSGNQIGFGTYGGPHILSLVTEVATRALKAVWFQKWCVHRRLRPEEFGGRVHLMVSGKREYPIDPEVLNSPVLKRIANRNGSYLLPQAFPEGSPTHPSYGAGHATVAGACVTILKAWFDESHVIDRPVVPAASGTALIPYTGPDADRLTVGGELNKVAANIAIGRNMAGVHWRTDYSESVRLGEEVAIGLLREVKHTTHEDAHFTLSRFDGTTITI from the coding sequence ATGACCGACCGCCGATTCGCCGCGCGCGACGCGCGCATTCGGGCCGCCGAGGCGGAGTTCGCCCGGCACATCCCGCACCAACTCAGCAATGGAGAGGAGTCCGACCACCCGTTCGTCGCCAACTACTCGAAGGGGCTGCCGCACAACGAGTTCGGCGAGGTGGAACCGGCCGCGTACGGCCTGCTGCGGCGGGCCGCGACCACCATGCGCAGCGAGGACTTCGAGCGGATTCCGCTGGCCGGAAAACGCCCGCTGGTCAACCCGCAGGCCGGGCTCTCCTTCGATCTGCAGGGGCCGGACCCGCAGGCGCTGGCCATCCGGCCGGCTCCGCGCATCGACAGCGCCGAGAATTCCGGCGAGATGATCGAGCTGTACTGGATGGCGCTGCTGCGGGACGTGCCGTTCACCCGCTTCGACACCCACGACCTGGCCGCCGAGGCGGCCACCGAGCTGACCGGCCTGTCGGACTTCCGGGGACCGCGTCAGGACGGTGAGGTCACCCCGCAGGTGCTGTTCCGGGGAAACACCCGGGGCGATGTGGTCGGGCCGTACCTGTCGCAGTTCCTGCTCCGGGACATCCAGTACGGCACCCTGTTGATCCCGCAACTGCAGGACACCCTCGAGCCGGGGCCGGACGACAAGCCGGTCGATCATCTGATCGGGTTCAAGGAGTGGCTGGCGGTCCAGGACGGTGCCATGCCCCCCGAGGACACGCGGAACCAGAAGGTCCGCCGGTACATCCAGACACCGCGCGACCTGGCGCACTACGTGCACTTCGACGCGCTGTACGAGGCGTACCTCAACGCCGCGCTGATCCTGCTGCACGCCAAGGCACCGGTAGACGCGGGAAATCCCTACACCTTCTCCGGCAACCAGATCGGCTTCGGCACGTACGGCGGTCCGCACATCCTCTCCCTGGTCACCGAGGTGGCGACCCGGGCGCTGAAGGCGGTCTGGTTCCAGAAGTGGTGTGTGCACCGGCGGTTGCGGCCGGAGGAGTTCGGTGGCCGGGTGCACCTGATGGTCTCCGGGAAGCGGGAGTACCCGATCGACCCGGAGGTGCTGAACTCGCCGGTGCTCAAGCGGATCGCCAACCGGAACGGCAGTTACCTGCTGCCGCAGGCGTTCCCGGAGGGCAGTCCCACGCATCCCTCCTACGGCGCCGGACACGCCACCGTCGCCGGGGCGTGCGTGACCATCCTCAAGGCCTGGTTCGACGAGTCGCACGTCATCGACCGCCCGGTGGTGCCGGCGGCGAGCGGGACCGCGCTGATCCCGTACACCGGTCCGGACGCCGACCGGCTGACCGTCGGTGGCGAGCTGAACAAGGTGGCGGCGAACATCGCGATCGGGCGGAACATGGCCGGGGTGCACTGGCGCACCGACTACTCCGAGTCGGTACGGCTCGGTGAGGAGGTGGCGATCGGCCTGCTCCGCGAGGTCAAGCACACCACCCACGAGGACGCGCACTTCACCCTCAGCCGCTTCGACGGCACGACGATCACCATCTGA
- a CDS encoding DNA topoisomerase IV subunit B has translation MSADLDTLYGADDLTHLEGLDAVRKRPGMYIGSTDSRGIGHLVNEIIDNSTDEGVAGHATAVEVTLHADGSVQVDDDGRGIPTDVNTRSGLSGVELVLTRLHAGGKFGGSGYKASGGLHGVGASAVNALSLRFDVRVKRAGKVFEMSFRRGEPGVFDGDGPRAPFTPQSGLRQVGRMKRGESTGTSIRYWYDARYFDSGAALDVPAVRQRLRNTAFLVPGVRYVLRDEAGTDATGAEEVFHHPGGLVEMVEFLAPAGERSVAGPLLVRAEGRYKENAADANGVMQADVERRAEVEIAFGWGTGYERTVECFTNTIRNAHGGTHRKGFERGLVRALVEAVRNSRGLLKPKEDPPVLDDILEGMTAVIHVRIPEPQFTSQTKDELSTAGITRVVQTAVERYVKQWTEDRKTRSEARTVLQKIVDAARVRLTQKQQKDAARRKTALEGAGMPPKLVDCRSTGLERSELFIVEGDSALGSARMARVAEYQALLPIRGKILNVQKANLADTLRNVEVAAIVQVLGAGTGRTFDLAAMRYGRVILMADADVDGSHIRTLLITLFAKYLRPVIEDGRLYAAMPPLHKITTRGRNPETIFTFTQTEMEQTVRRLEKAGRQIVTPVPRFKGLGEMDADELWETTMNPATRSVRRITLDDVDAAEQTLELLMGEKVEPRRNWLIESAGRVDQESIDA, from the coding sequence TTGAGCGCAGACCTTGACACCCTGTACGGGGCCGACGACCTGACCCACCTCGAGGGGTTGGACGCGGTCCGCAAGCGGCCGGGCATGTACATCGGCTCGACCGACAGCCGGGGCATCGGCCACCTGGTCAACGAGATCATCGACAACTCGACCGACGAGGGCGTCGCCGGCCACGCCACCGCCGTCGAGGTCACCCTGCACGCCGACGGGTCGGTCCAGGTCGACGACGACGGGCGGGGCATCCCGACCGACGTCAACACCCGGTCCGGCCTGTCCGGGGTCGAGCTGGTGCTGACCCGGCTGCACGCCGGCGGCAAGTTCGGCGGCTCCGGCTACAAGGCCTCCGGTGGCCTGCACGGCGTCGGCGCGTCGGCGGTCAACGCCCTGTCGCTCCGCTTCGACGTACGCGTCAAGCGGGCCGGCAAGGTCTTCGAGATGTCGTTCCGGCGCGGCGAGCCGGGGGTCTTCGACGGCGACGGGCCGCGGGCGCCGTTCACCCCGCAGTCCGGCCTGCGGCAGGTCGGCCGGATGAAGCGCGGCGAGTCCACCGGCACGTCGATCCGCTACTGGTACGACGCCCGCTACTTCGACTCCGGGGCGGCGCTTGACGTTCCCGCCGTCCGCCAGCGGCTGCGTAACACCGCTTTCCTCGTACCCGGGGTCAGGTATGTCCTTCGCGACGAGGCCGGGACCGACGCCACCGGGGCCGAGGAGGTCTTCCACCACCCGGGCGGCCTGGTCGAGATGGTGGAGTTCCTGGCCCCGGCCGGGGAACGCTCGGTCGCCGGCCCGCTGCTGGTGCGGGCGGAGGGCCGCTACAAGGAGAACGCCGCCGACGCCAACGGCGTGATGCAGGCCGACGTGGAGCGCCGCGCCGAGGTGGAGATCGCCTTCGGCTGGGGCACCGGGTACGAGCGCACCGTCGAGTGCTTCACCAACACCATCCGCAACGCGCACGGCGGCACCCACCGCAAGGGATTCGAGCGCGGCCTGGTCCGGGCCCTGGTGGAGGCGGTCCGCAACAGCCGGGGCCTGCTCAAGCCCAAGGAGGACCCGCCGGTCCTGGACGACATCCTGGAGGGGATGACGGCGGTGATCCACGTACGGATCCCGGAGCCGCAGTTCACCTCGCAGACCAAGGACGAGCTCTCCACCGCCGGCATCACCCGGGTGGTGCAGACCGCCGTCGAGCGGTACGTGAAGCAGTGGACCGAGGACCGCAAGACCCGGTCCGAGGCCCGGACGGTGCTGCAGAAGATCGTCGACGCGGCCCGGGTGCGGCTGACCCAGAAACAGCAGAAGGACGCCGCCCGGCGCAAGACGGCGCTGGAGGGCGCCGGGATGCCGCCGAAGCTTGTCGACTGCCGGTCGACCGGGCTGGAGCGCAGCGAGCTGTTCATCGTCGAGGGCGACAGCGCGCTCGGCTCGGCGCGGATGGCCCGGGTCGCCGAATACCAGGCCCTGCTGCCGATCCGCGGCAAGATCCTCAACGTGCAGAAGGCGAACCTGGCCGACACCCTGCGCAACGTGGAGGTCGCCGCGATCGTCCAGGTGCTCGGCGCCGGCACCGGCCGCACCTTCGACCTGGCCGCGATGCGCTACGGCCGGGTGATCCTGATGGCCGACGCCGACGTGGACGGCTCGCACATCCGGACGCTGCTGATCACGCTCTTCGCCAAATACCTGCGCCCGGTGATCGAGGACGGCCGGCTGTACGCCGCGATGCCGCCCCTGCACAAGATCACCACGAGGGGGCGCAACCCGGAGACCATCTTCACCTTCACCCAGACCGAGATGGAGCAGACCGTCCGCCGGCTGGAGAAGGCCGGCCGACAGATCGTCACCCCGGTGCCCCGGTTCAAGGGGCTCGGCGAGATGGACGCCGACGAGCTGTGGGAGACCACGATGAACCCCGCCACCCGGTCGGTCCGCCGGATCACCCTGGACGACGTGGACGCCGCGGAGCAGACCCTTGAGCTGCTGATGGGGGAGAAGGTCGAACCGCGCCGCAACTGGCTCATCGAGTCGGCCGGGCGGGTCGACCAGGAGAGCATCGACGCCTGA